A window of Rhododendron vialii isolate Sample 1 chromosome 11a, ASM3025357v1 contains these coding sequences:
- the LOC131307153 gene encoding uncharacterized protein LOC131307153, which produces MALVLDQARTRAQDQDRDQDNDNDKDDKDKYKDKGKAPQIPDQGSAPQDQARAPQVPDQDQGEAPQDKDKAPQVPDQDQDQDRVPQDQARTPQVPSQAAPQVPDQDQNAMPRRNKGRQKIDHLTKMKNESNLQVTFSKRRSGLFKKASELAILCGVELALIVFSPGNKAFSFGHPSVDEIVDRFLTRALPPSDATNNIMIAQRNDNVRQLNSQMTNLQAVFEAERQKKAALDHASAVSLTQHPWEAPFDELSHDVLVALKGAMLNLQSNLAKHVEMRMQQEQQNPLAFQSGASSSGGGGGGGGGGGGGGGAGPSSFGGGGRGSSSFGGGGAAGASGSFGGGGNNVFPSFPPGPSSMGEGGSGFSQFVDGSTSHGGVGGGVDPAFSTGLNYFVGGVGGALPFSSGPMFSAGSSSGGGGALPFPAWSYSAGSSSSSGAGALPFPTWSSSVGGGSSSFSGALPPFPGESSSFPPGTSSFGQGGALPFPPVPSSFGSGGALPFPPGPSSFGSGGALPFPPRPSSFGLGRGRGRGRGRGRGRGRAGIRLSPSGRSRGRALQRGPSSSDRGSDGDLHIGPSPSGRGGALQIGPSPSGHGGGGVLHIGPSPSGQGGGGALHVEPNPSGRGRGRGRPPGPSRGRGRGSNRGTGRGSQ; this is translated from the exons ATGGCGCTAGTCCTGGACCAAGCCCGGACTCGGGCCCAGGACCAGGACCGGGACCAAGACAACGACAACGACAAGGACGACAAGGACAAATACAAAGACAAAGGCAAGGCGCCTCAAATCCCAGACCAAGGCAGTGCGCCTCAAGACCAAGCCAGGGCACCTCAAGTTCCCGACCAAGACCAAGGCGAGGCACCTCAAGACAAAGATAAGGCGCCTCAAGTCCCagaccaagaccaagaccaagacAGGGTGCCTCAAGACCAAGCCAGGACGCCTCAAGTCCCAAGCCAGGCGGCGCCTCAAGTTCCAGACCAAGACCAAAACGCTATGCCAAGGAGGAATAAGGGTCGCCAAAAGATTGATCACCtgaccaaaatgaaaaatgagagtaaCCTCCAAGTAACCTTTTCGAAACGTCGGTCCGGCCTGTTCAAGAAGGCCAGTGAGTTAGCCATCCTTTGTGGTGTCGAGCTGGCGTTGATCGTCTTTTCTCCTGGCAACAAGGCGTTCTCCTTCGGCCACCCTAGCGTGGACGAGATCGTCGACAGGTTCCTGACTCGGGCCCTTCCCCCGTCTGACGCAACCAACAACATCATGATAGCGCAGCGGAATGACAATGTCCGTCAACTCAATAGCCAAATGACCAACTTGCAGGCTGTGTTTGAAGCCGAGAGGCAGAAGAAGGCCGCGCTCGACCACGCTAGCGCCGTGAGTCTGACCCAGCACCCGTGGGAGGCTCCTTTCGATGAGCTGAGCCATGATGTGCTTGTGGCGTTGAAGGGTGCCATGTTGAATCTCCAGTCTAACCTGGCAAAGCATGTGGAAATGCGAATGCAACAGGAACAACAAAATCCTTTGGCTTTTCAGTCGGGGGCGAGTTCTTCtggaggcggaggcggaggcggtggtggtggcggaggcGGGGGAGGTGCAG GGCCAAGTTCTTTTGGAGGCGGAGGTCGAG GTTCGAGTTCTTTTGGAGGAGGTGGTGCTGCTGGAG CGTCCGGTTCCTTCGGAGGAGGTGGTAACAATGTTTTTCCATCTTTTCCCCCTGGTCCAAGTTCTATGGGAGAAGGTGGCAGTGGTTTTTCGCAGTTTGTCGATGGGTCGACTTCTCACGGAGGTGTTGGTGGCGGTGTTGATCCAGCATTTTCAACAGGGCTGAATTATTTTGtaggtggtgttggtggtgctTTGCCGTTCTCTTCAGGACCGATGTTTTCGGCAGGTTCGAGTTCTGGAGGTGGCGGTGCTTTGCCATTTCCTGCATGGTCCTATTCTGCTGGAAGTAGCAGTAGTAGTGGTGCTGGTGCTTTGCCATTTCCTACATGGTCCAGTTCCGTTGGAGGCGGCAGCAGCAGCTTCAGTGGTGCTTTGCCACCATTTCCTGGCGAATCAAGTTCATTTCCTCCGGGGACGAGTTCTTTTGGACAAGGTGGTGCTTTGCCATTTCCTCCGGTACCGAGTTCTTTTGGAAGCGGTGGTGCTTTGCCATTTCCTCCGGGACCGAGTTCTTTTGGAAGCGGTGGTGCTTTGCCATTTCCTCCGAGACCAAGTTCTTTTGGCCTTGGCCGTGGCAGGGGCCGGGGCCGGGGCAGGGGCAGGGGCCGTGGCCGTGCTGGTATTAGGCTGAGTCCATCCGGCCGTAGCCGTGGCCGTGCTTTGCAAAGAGGGCCGAGTTCATCTGACCGTGGAAGTGATGGTGATTTGCATATAGGGCCGAGTCCATCCGGCCGTGGTGGCGCTTTGCAAATAGGGCCGAGTCCATCCGgccatggtggtggtggtgttttgCACATAGGGCCGAGTCCATCCGGCCAAGGCGGTGGTGGTGCTTTGCATGTAGAGCCGAATCCATCTGGCCGTGGCCGTGGACGTGGGCGACCACCTGGGCCTAGCCGTGGCCGTGGTCGTGGGTCTAACCGTGGCACTGGTCGCGGGTCTCAGTGA